Proteins found in one Bartonella krasnovii genomic segment:
- the ribD gene encoding bifunctional diaminohydroxyphosphoribosylaminopyrimidine deaminase/5-amino-6-(5-phosphoribosylamino)uracil reductase RibD — MNKKVQDERFMAAAIRLAERHVGLTGENPSVGTLIVQNDGGGEPFIVGYGVTAFHGRPHAEVQALRMAGSLAQGATAYVTLEPCAHYGKTSPCVSALIDSGISRVVVALTDCDKRMDGRGLALLRAAGIEVVEGILAEEAFEAVWTHWCIRKLQRCAVTFKMAVSADNSVGKREEGGIKISGTLSRTHTHILRAQNNAILVGIGTILADDPQLNCRLPGMEMRSPVRIILDADLSIPLDAKVVQTAIKIPTWVICNENLSKKNKKNALEQYGVSVYSVEMNNGFVEPFSLLQMLYKQGINSVLLEGGVKTGEKFLNAGCVDHLICFYSPVVLGKKRIEAPHFENYLSQFHEVETKMFGNDRFYKWRRKTLCSQEL; from the coding sequence ATGAATAAAAAAGTGCAAGATGAACGGTTTATGGCTGCCGCTATCCGTTTAGCAGAGCGTCATGTGGGACTTACAGGTGAGAATCCTTCCGTGGGTACGCTAATTGTGCAAAATGATGGTGGTGGGGAGCCATTTATTGTTGGCTATGGCGTAACAGCTTTTCATGGAAGGCCTCATGCGGAAGTGCAAGCTTTACGCATGGCTGGTTCTCTAGCTCAAGGAGCAACGGCTTATGTGACTTTAGAACCCTGCGCACATTATGGAAAAACTTCTCCGTGTGTTAGTGCACTTATTGATTCAGGTATTTCCCGAGTTGTTGTTGCTCTGACTGATTGTGACAAGCGTATGGATGGTCGTGGTCTTGCTCTTTTACGTGCGGCGGGTATTGAAGTCGTTGAGGGTATTTTAGCTGAAGAGGCTTTTGAAGCTGTATGGACGCATTGGTGTATAAGAAAGTTGCAACGTTGTGCTGTCACTTTTAAAATGGCAGTTTCTGCTGATAATAGTGTGGGAAAAAGAGAGGAGGGGGGAATAAAAATTAGTGGAACGCTTTCTCGTACCCATACGCATATTCTACGGGCTCAAAACAACGCTATTCTGGTTGGTATTGGGACTATACTAGCCGATGATCCACAACTCAATTGCCGCTTGCCAGGAATGGAAATGCGTTCACCAGTTCGTATTATTTTGGATGCAGACTTATCTATCCCCCTTGATGCGAAAGTTGTCCAAACAGCCATAAAAATTCCTACATGGGTTATTTGTAATGAGAATCTTTCAAAGAAAAATAAAAAAAATGCATTGGAGCAATATGGTGTGTCTGTTTATTCGGTAGAGATGAATAATGGTTTTGTAGAGCCTTTTTCTCTTTTACAGATGCTTTATAAACAGGGAATTAATAGTGTTTTACTGGAAGGGGGGGTAAAGACAGGGGAAAAGTTTTTGAATGCTGGTTGTGTTGATCATTTGATATGTTTTTATAGTCCCGTTGTTTTAGGAAAAAAACGTATTGAAGCCCCTCATTTTGAAAATTATCTCTCGCAATTTCATGAGGTTGAGACAAAAATGTTTGGAAATGACCGTTTTTATAAATGGAGACGTAAGACATTATGTTCACAGGAATTATAA
- a CDS encoding COX15/CtaA family protein — protein MGQSEMAVKRLNDNLLTPVQKRNRKQIQVWLYSILLLCLAIVLVGGATRLTGSGLSITEWKPIHGVIPPIGVDQWQEEFLKYQQIAQYKLLNSDMTLSAFKIIFWWEWAHRILGRLVGLVALLGLIWFWATKRIEKNILLPLIVVPILIAFQGFIGWWMVASGIGQSNLTSVSQYRLAFHLITACLVIIFVTYLSRGLTEYSEKSANQKVQYFAAWLVILVLIEIYLGALVAGLHAGKVYNTWPLMDGQIIPDGLLQHHPFWLNFFENPLTVQFIHRFFAYFLFIISILHAFYVQKHVPHSTHSRRAFLICFMIIIQALLGILTLLHEVPISLGLIHQSMALAVLCFSVAHWRATKGAYRVVE, from the coding sequence GTGGGGCAATCAGAGATGGCAGTAAAAAGATTAAACGATAACCTTTTAACACCTGTGCAAAAGAGAAATCGAAAGCAAATTCAGGTGTGGCTTTATTCTATTTTATTGCTTTGCTTAGCAATTGTTTTGGTAGGGGGTGCAACCCGTTTGACGGGATCAGGGTTATCAATAACGGAATGGAAGCCAATACATGGCGTTATTCCACCGATCGGTGTGGATCAATGGCAAGAGGAATTTTTAAAGTATCAACAAATAGCGCAGTATAAGTTGCTTAATTCTGATATGACTTTAAGTGCTTTTAAGATCATTTTTTGGTGGGAATGGGCGCACCGTATTCTCGGGCGTCTTGTTGGTCTTGTCGCTTTATTGGGGTTAATTTGGTTTTGGGCGACGAAGCGTATTGAAAAAAATATTTTACTTCCGCTTATTGTTGTGCCTATCCTTATCGCCTTTCAAGGCTTTATTGGTTGGTGGATGGTTGCTTCAGGAATTGGGCAAAGTAATTTAACAAGTGTGAGTCAATATCGTTTGGCATTTCATCTTATAACAGCATGTTTGGTTATTATTTTTGTTACTTATTTATCGCGCGGGCTTACAGAGTATTCAGAAAAATCAGCCAATCAAAAGGTGCAATATTTTGCGGCTTGGCTCGTTATTCTCGTCTTGATAGAGATTTATTTAGGAGCTTTGGTGGCAGGGCTTCACGCTGGAAAAGTCTATAATACATGGCCCCTTATGGATGGTCAGATTATTCCTGATGGGTTATTACAGCATCATCCTTTTTGGCTTAATTTCTTTGAAAATCCCTTAACAGTTCAATTTATTCATCGGTTTTTCGCTTATTTTTTATTTATTATCTCGATTCTTCATGCTTTCTATGTACAAAAACATGTTCCGCATTCAACCCATTCTCGTCGGGCATTTCTTATCTGCTTTATGATCATTATCCAAGCACTTTTAGGTATCTTGACACTGTTACATGAGGTTCCGATAAGTTTAGGGCTCATTCATCAAAGTATGGCATTAGCTGTATTATGTTTTTCGGTTGCACACTGGCGAGCAACAAAAGGGGCATATCGCGTTGTTGAATAA
- the nrdR gene encoding transcriptional regulator NrdR, producing the protein MRCPYCQYEDTQVKDSRPAEEGAVIRRRRVCSVCGGRFTTFERVQLRELLVTKKSGRCEPFDRDKLMRSVDVAVRKRNIDPNRIERAISGIVRQLESLGEPEISSEKIGHLVMEALKRIDDIAYIRFASVYRDFRNASDFHDIIDELSKGVADTESHFDE; encoded by the coding sequence ATGCGCTGTCCTTACTGTCAATATGAGGATACACAGGTAAAAGATTCACGTCCAGCAGAAGAGGGGGCGGTGATTCGGCGCCGTCGTGTGTGTTCCGTTTGCGGTGGTCGTTTTACAACTTTTGAACGTGTTCAATTGCGTGAGCTTTTGGTTACTAAAAAAAGTGGACGATGTGAGCCATTTGATCGTGATAAATTAATGCGATCAGTTGATGTAGCAGTACGTAAGCGCAATATTGATCCTAATCGTATTGAACGAGCAATCTCTGGCATTGTACGCCAGCTTGAGAGTTTGGGGGAACCAGAGATTTCTTCAGAAAAAATTGGGCATCTTGTGATGGAAGCATTAAAAAGGATTGATGATATTGCTTATATCCGTTTTGCTTCTGTGTATCGGGATTTTCGTAATGCAAGCGATTTTCACGATATTATTGATGAGTTGTCAAAGGGTGTAGCGGATACAGAATCTCATTTTGATGAATAA
- the glyA gene encoding serine hydroxymethyltransferase — MTQQENDAQKHFFNDNLQTVDGAIFKAIRGEFERQQHEIELIASENIVSRAVLEAQGSVLTNKYAEGYPRKRYYGGCQFVDVVEDLAIERAKQLFGAAFANVQPNSGSQMNQAVFLALLQPGDTFMGLDLNAGGHLTHGSSVNMSGKWFDVVSYGVRQEDQIIDMDEVERLAKERKPKLIIAGGSSYPRFWDWERFREIADEVGAYLLVDMSHIAGLVAGGVHPSPVAHAHIVTTTTHKSLRGPRGGLILTNDEALSKKINSAIFPGLQGGPLMHVIAAKAVAFEEALQPSFKSYTANVVANAKILAKTLQNNGFNIVSGGTDNHLLLVDLRSKNLTGKRAELALGRAHMTCNKNGIPFDPETPSITSGIRLGSPAATTRGFLEKEFTQVGHLISEVLDGLRNAKSDEDNHAIEMAVKKKVNDITNQFPLYSYLNMR, encoded by the coding sequence ATGACTCAGCAAGAAAATGACGCACAAAAGCACTTTTTTAATGATAATTTACAGACAGTTGATGGTGCAATTTTTAAGGCCATTAGAGGGGAATTTGAGCGGCAACAACACGAGATTGAGCTGATTGCCTCAGAGAATATTGTTTCAAGAGCGGTTCTTGAAGCACAAGGGTCTGTTTTAACCAATAAATATGCAGAAGGTTATCCAAGAAAACGCTATTATGGGGGGTGTCAATTTGTTGATGTCGTTGAAGATTTAGCAATTGAACGAGCAAAACAGCTTTTTGGTGCTGCTTTTGCAAATGTACAACCCAATTCTGGTAGCCAAATGAATCAAGCTGTCTTTCTGGCATTACTCCAGCCTGGTGATACATTTATGGGATTGGATTTAAATGCTGGTGGTCACCTTACGCATGGTTCATCTGTCAATATGTCGGGAAAATGGTTTGATGTTGTTTCTTATGGTGTGCGTCAAGAAGATCAGATTATTGATATGGATGAGGTTGAGCGGCTTGCGAAAGAACGTAAGCCAAAACTTATTATAGCAGGGGGCTCATCTTATCCTCGATTCTGGGATTGGGAACGATTCCGTGAAATTGCCGATGAGGTCGGTGCTTATCTCCTTGTTGATATGTCTCATATTGCTGGTCTTGTTGCTGGTGGCGTGCATCCTTCCCCTGTTGCTCATGCACATATTGTAACGACCACAACACATAAATCGCTTCGAGGTCCTCGGGGTGGTTTGATATTGACAAATGATGAGGCTTTATCCAAAAAAATTAATTCTGCTATTTTTCCTGGTCTTCAAGGGGGGCCTTTAATGCATGTGATTGCAGCAAAGGCTGTGGCATTTGAAGAGGCTTTGCAGCCTTCTTTCAAAAGTTACACTGCCAATGTTGTCGCTAATGCAAAAATTTTAGCAAAAACATTACAGAATAATGGTTTTAATATTGTTTCTGGCGGTACAGATAATCATTTATTGTTGGTTGATTTACGTTCGAAAAATCTAACAGGGAAACGTGCCGAATTGGCTTTAGGACGCGCTCATATGACCTGCAATAAAAATGGCATTCCTTTTGATCCTGAAACACCATCTATAACATCGGGAATTCGTTTGGGATCACCTGCTGCTACAACACGTGGTTTTTTAGAAAAAGAGTTTACACAAGTTGGTCATCTGATTTCAGAAGTTCTTGATGGTCTTCGAAATGCAAAAAGTGATGAAGATAACCATGCCATTGAAATGGCGGTTAAGAAAAAGGTGAACGATATAACAAATCAATTTCCTCTTTATTCTTATCTTAACATGCGTTAA
- the argC gene encoding N-acetyl-gamma-glutamyl-phosphate reductase: MVTKVFIDGEHGTTGLQIQKRLEKRTDLKLLSLAHKDRHNVHLRQDYLTQTDIAILCLPDDAARKTVHWLKKNKNIRIIDSSTAHRVAPNWVYGFPEMTAGQKKRIQAAHYVSNPGCYSTGAISLIRPLREAGVLDADYPISIHAISGYTGGGRQLITQMENQSQENIQENYFIYGLNLEHKHVPEIKLHGQINQTPLFIPSVGRFPQGMIVNLPLHRHLFTKSANCSDLREILTNHYEGQNIISVVSQDEIASLQRLNPECFANKDGMKLFVFGNDREGIFNLCALFDNLGKGASAAAIQNLDLMLSAN; this comes from the coding sequence ATGGTAACCAAAGTTTTTATTGATGGTGAACACGGCACAACCGGTCTACAAATACAAAAACGCTTAGAGAAACGTACAGATTTAAAACTACTCTCTCTTGCTCATAAGGATCGCCATAATGTTCATCTGCGGCAAGACTATCTTACTCAAACGGATATTGCTATTTTATGTCTTCCAGATGATGCAGCACGTAAAACTGTTCATTGGCTTAAAAAAAATAAAAACATTAGGATTATTGATAGCTCAACAGCTCACCGTGTTGCACCAAACTGGGTCTACGGTTTTCCTGAAATGACAGCAGGCCAAAAAAAACGCATTCAAGCAGCCCATTACGTCTCTAATCCTGGATGTTATTCCACTGGTGCTATTAGCTTGATTCGCCCCCTTCGCGAAGCAGGAGTACTAGATGCCGATTATCCCATCTCGATTCATGCAATCTCCGGCTATACCGGTGGTGGAAGACAACTGATTACACAAATGGAAAATCAATCTCAAGAAAATATTCAGGAAAATTATTTTATCTATGGTCTCAATCTTGAACACAAACATGTGCCAGAAATTAAACTCCATGGACAAATTAATCAAACGCCACTTTTTATACCTAGTGTTGGTCGTTTTCCTCAAGGAATGATTGTGAATCTTCCACTACACCGTCATTTATTCACAAAATCAGCAAACTGTTCTGATCTGCGTGAAATTCTTACAAACCATTACGAAGGACAAAACATTATTTCAGTTGTATCACAAGATGAAATAGCTTCTCTTCAAAGACTAAATCCAGAATGTTTTGCCAATAAAGATGGTATGAAATTGTTCGTTTTTGGAAATGATCGCGAAGGAATTTTTAATCTCTGTGCGCTCTTCGATAATTTAGGAAAAGGCGCATCAGCTGCTGCTATCCAAAATCTCGATTTAATGCTTTCAGCCAATTAA